Part of the Microcoleus sp. AS-A8 genome, CGTACAAATGATCGGCAATGGGAAGTTTGCTGGCAGTTGGCAAACAATTTTCTGGATGGCGGGCAGAGCGCCTGTGGAAGCACCGATCGCAATCGCCTTGACACGAGAGCTGACATTCGTCATCAGCGGTTGATTTCCAGAGTATCCCCCGGATGTCATCGGCTTGGCGCTCATTGACTGTCCTGGTCGTTTAGCGGTCACTTTCATACTAGAAAGGACTTTGATCTTGGTAACCAGAGCGCTTTTGAGTTGCTCGTAATCGGTAGGCGAATCGGTGGAAGGTTTGGGGAAAACATCAGCCGCCCCAGCTTGCAGCAGGCGAAAGACATTATCAACATCTTTCTTTTGCACAAAATTGCTGATGACCAAAATGGGTCGGGGGTCTTCAGCCATGACGCGCTGGGTCAATTCCAGACCGTCCATGTTTTCCATGAGAAAGTCTGTACAAATCACATCCGGCTGTGTCCTGTTAATGACCTCTAAGCCCTCAATACCATCGCGTGCTGTACCGACCACATCAACATCGGGTGAAGAATTGAGTAATCGTTGCAGAATTTCCAAAGCAACGGGAGAATCTTCAACCAGAACTACTTTTTTGGATGTTGTCATTTAAATCAATGTCCTCAATGTATCTAACAAAACACCTTGATCAAAATCACCTTTAGTGATATAAGCATTTGCCCCTGCTTGTTGCCCCTGGCGTTTATCCTCAGAGGAGGCAAGAGTTGTCACCAGAATTACAGGCAAATCTTTGTACTCCTGGAATTGGCGAATCTTCGCGGTGAGTTCCAGCCCATCCAGGTTCGGCATTTGCACATCCGAGACAACCGCATGAAAGCTACCGACTCTCAGCTTGTTGAAGCCATCTTCACCGTCTACCGCGGCTGTGACGGCGTAACCAGCACCTTCCAAAATCCGCTTCATCTGAGTCCGAATGGGAATGGAGTCTTCCACCAGGAGAATCTTGGGTTTGACCTGGGCTTGTTCCGTTAACTCCTTAACCGTGACGGAGGCGATCGCCTTTCTCGCCGACTTGAACAAGTCTGGCGGATTGATCACCATGCAAACTTCTCCAGTCCCCAGGATGGTGGCACCGGAAATATTGCGAATCCGTTTGAGCAACTGACTGTGCGGCTTCAAAACAATGTTTTGTTGCTCCAAAATTACATCGACCAGCAGTGCCAACCGTTCCGAACCAATCCGTAAAATAATGCAGGGGATGGTTTTTGAGGCCGCGCGTAGTGCTTTGGTTGATGTAGGCGTTTTTACGGGTAAGCCTAATAAATCCGCTAGCCAAGTAACCGTGACGGACTCTCCTTGGAACGGGAGCGTCTGACTGCCTTCCCTGGCAAAGACTTCCTGAGGAGACACCAGCTGCATCGCTTCCACAAATCCCACAGGGATGGCATAGGGATGTTCGCTGACTCGCACGATCAACGCATCTGTGGTGGAAAGACTGCTATTCATCGTGATGCGGAACAAACATCCCTTGTTGGGCGTGAATTCCACCTGGATGTTTCCCTTGAGCCGATCAACATTGGCACGCACGACATCTAAACCCACTCCCCGACCGGAAATCTCCGTGACAGCCGTGCGGGTAGAAAATCCGGGGGCAAAGATTAATGCCTGAATTTCAGCCGTAGACATTTGGGCCAGTTCTTGGCGCGATCGCACATTACGACTGATCGCCGCCCGTTTAATGGCTTCGACATCCAAACCGCGCCCATCGTCAATAACTTCAATGCTAACGGTGCTGCCAACCTGATAACCCCGCAGACGAATCGTGGCTGTGGTCGGTTTGCCCAAACTCTGACGTTCTTGGGGCGTTTCGATGCCATGATCGATCGCATTGCGTAGCAGATGCAACAGCGGGTCTTTCATTTCTTCGAGAATCCGCTTGTCTACGCTGTTGTCTCCCCCTTCCAGCACCAGATTGACTTCTTTGCCTTGCTGCTTGGCTAAATCCCGCACGGTACGGGGAAACAAATTAAAAATCGTAGAAAATGGCAGTAGTCTCAGGGCGTGAATGCCCGACTCTAGTTCATTGGCTACGGTTTCCAGTTTGGCGTTGTCTTCATACGTTGTCGATCGCAGCCGATTGAGTACAACTCCTAACTGCTCCAAACGGCTTTCAACCAGATTGTAGAAATTTTGCAGGGGTTGCAGTTCGCTCGTCTGCAAGCGCCTCTCCAACTCGTCAAAGGTCAGACGGCTGACAAAGGCTTCCCGGTTCCACTCTGCCCACTGGGCTAGGATTTGGTCAATTTCAGCCAGTCGGTCTCCCATCTGACCTTTAGTCACCACCAGTTCGCTGGCTTGAGTCAATAACTTATCCAGCTTTTGGGATTCAACGCGGATGGTGTCAATCTGGTAATTGCTGACCTGTGCCAGACCCTCTGCGGTGGGTTCCACGGGTTCCTTGGTCTGGACTGCATCCTGGAACGTCAAGGGTGGCTCGCCCATAGACTGGGCAGAGGCCGCACCATTCGATTCGGCAACGGTTTCCTGAGTTTCGGGCAATTCATCACTGGAGTCAGCCCCCATCAGTTGAGCTAAGACATGGAAGACACTGATTCCTGCCGATTGTCCGGTGATGGCTTCGTGGGCAATTTTACGAATAGCATCCAGCCCCAAATAGAGGCACTCAAATGTTTGGGGCGTGAACACTCGCTCACTCCGCTTAACCGCTCCTAGAATGTCTTCTAGTTGGTGGGTCAGGGTTTCCACATCTTTGACCCCCAACATCCGGGAATCGCCTTTGAGGGAGTGAGTTTCTCGGAGTAATAGCTCCAGTTTGGCTTGGTCTAGAGGATTTTTTTCGAGATGGAGCAGTCCGGCTTCAATTTTCTGGATATGGTCAGCACTGGCTTCTTTATAAAGAGTGCGTAGTTCTTCGTCTTCTATCATCATGACTGTGTTGGAATTCAAAATTATCAATTCAAAATTCAAAACGCTTGAATTGATAATTCTGAATTTTGAATGGGAGCATTAGTGCAGTGGACGCAGGGAAGCGAGTAAGCAATATTCTGCTGGTTTAAACCACAGCCTCCAGGTTCTGGGCCGCTTTGTTCAGGTCTTTGGTCGCGTCTTTGACTTGGACAATGCCCGTGGCTGTTTCTTTGGCTCCTAAGTTGATGACGTTCATGGCAGCTACGACCTGCTGCACGGTAACAGCCTGGTGTTTAGCACTCTGGGCAATCTGTTGGGTGTTGACGAACACCTGGTTAATGGAATCGGCAATACCTGCAAACACTTCGCCTGTTTCTTCAGCCAGTTCGATACCTGCGGTTGCTTTCTTAGTACCTTCATCAGTCACCATAACGGTGGAGTTAATCGCCGCTTGCACTTCGTGAACCAGCGAGTTAATGCGGTCGGCTGACTTCTTACTTTGGTCTGCCAGTTTGCGAATTTCACCCGCAACTACCGCAAAACCTTTACCATGTTCGCCTGCACGGGCTGCTTCTACCCCAGCGTTGAGCGCTAGCATGTTGGTTTGGTTCGCCAAATCTGCCACCAGGTCGGACACTGAAGAAATTTGACCCGTTTGTTCACTTAAGCGGATAATTTGGTTGGCGATCGCAGTTACCTGGTCTCTCAAACCTGTAATACCTTCGATCGTTCGACCTACGGTTTGAGTTCCTCCCTCCGCCAGTAATAAGGCTTGCTGGGCACCACCTGCCGCACCGTCTGCTTGTCCGGCAGATTGCAGCGCGTACCCTCCCAGTTCCTCGATGATGGTCGTGGTTTCATGCACCGAGTGCGTCTGATCCAAGACGCTGCGTTCCTGCTTGTCTACGGTGTCAGCAATACCTGCTGAAGACGAGGCTACCGCCTTGGCGGCGTCAGTAATCGGTCCAATAATCAGACGGGTGATGTAATTCGCCACATAATAGGAGACGAAAAGACCCGCTCCTATACCAACAATCAATCCACCCCAAGCAATCATGGATGACACTTGCTGAACTTGTTCGGATGCTTTTTGTCTTTGTTCTACAATCTTGTCCTGTTCCTGAGACATTTCCGCAAGCTTGGCTCTGATGTCATCCATAATCTGCTTACCCTTGTTGGACAGCACCAGGGTAACGGCTTCTTTATCTTTGCCAGCTTTTTTCAGAGTAATCGTTTCTTGCAACTCAGCCAATTTCTGTTGAACCAATGGTTCTATTTTGTCAGCCCTCTGGCGCTGGTTTGGGTCAACGATTGTCTTTTTCAAGGTCGTAATATGCTCTTGTGATGATTTTCGCCCACTATCATAGGGTTCCAGATAGTTACTCACACCCGTGACAAGATATCCACGTTGTCCCGTCTCTGCATCGACTAGATCCTTTTCCACCAGTCTCAGCAGTTCCTTTACTTTAAAACCTTGTTCTACCGTTGCCTGAGTTTCTTTCAAGTTAGCCTTAGAAATTTCGGTAATCGTTGTACTAATACCTACGATTGCCAGCAGCGCACCAAAGCCAATGGGTACGATTTGAGCCACTGTCATGCGGCGTTGCTTTTTCTCTTTCTCTGGCATCACTTGCTGTTGCACGAATGGCATTACTTGCGTCATTTTTGGGTTCTCCAAAGTTACTCAAACTTACGATTTACGAGAGTCCATCTTGGTACGCGAGTACCCCCAGATGGCATAGACGCCGCCCTTTTACATTGCTATCTAGCAAAGGATGAAGTGTGAAACAGAACCTGTGAAGTGTACAGTTGTATCCTTCATCCTTTATCCTTGATACTTTCTGGGGTTAAGCTTCTTCATTCACTACTAAGCCCCCCTGTGTAAAAATTTTGGGTAAGTCTAAAACTTTCAGCTTTTTTTCTTGAAAGAAAGCACTTCCCCGCATGTACTGCTCAGCCAAATCGGGCAGGATTCCGGATAAGGGTGTTATGTCAGCCGAGTTTAGATAGGCCATTTCTAACACTTGATCGACGGGCAATCCGGCAACAATATCGTTAACCTCAACCACCACTGTTGGAGAACCAACGCGAACTGGGGCGGTGGGGAGATTCAAAACATTCCGAATATCGACTAATGTGATAATTTCTCCTCGCAAATTCATGTTGCCGATGATGTGGTTTGGGCAGCAGGGAATGGGTGTCAAGTTACCAATATCAGTGAATTCCCGTATCAGTTCTAAGTCCAATCCAAAGTATTCATCACCCAAATTAATCACCGCTAGGGTTGTCAGCTCGTTGGTAAGGGTTGAACTTTCAATTTGCGGCTTCAGATTCTCAGCCCTAGCCCGAAAAGTTTCCCTTTCTTGGGGCGTAGCCCTAGGGCAGTACAAATCGTAGAAGCTCAGGTAATTCTTAGGAGTTAGGAATTCTTCAGCCTGCTGTGCACCGTCTGGTTCTAGCTGCTTTTCGACATCACTCGTTAGAGATTCTGTCATTAAATCCAACTGACTTTGTGCATCCCAAATTAAGGGGAGGATAGTATCCGGCTGGGGCATTAAGGTCTTAGGTTCGAGCAGTAAAATCTGCTCTTCATTCACTGTAGCAAATCCTGCGATACCTGGAGCATTTATATTGTTAAGTATTCCCTCCGGGGGTTGTTTTTGGATCAGTTCAGCATCTATCTCTAGCAGCTCATGGGTTTGGTGAGCCACCAGGCCAAATTGCAACTCCTCCCACTGCCCCATGATGAGATAATCGCTAATTTTACATTCTTTAAGCGAAGGCTCTTGGAGTAAATCTAGATGCATAATTGGCACAATTTGCCCCCGTAAATTCAGCATCCCGATAATATTGTTGGAAGCTTCAGTTAGGGGTATAAGTTCTGGAAGCGATAAAATTTCATGAACCAATTCTGCCTCAATTCCATACTGCACATCATGCAGGCGAAATATTAAGTATTGCTTAGTTTCCATAGTGGTGTTTGAGGAGTTCAGGAGTTGAGGCGTGTTGAAGGAAAAGTTGGGAATTGCATAGACCCTCTAATAACTAGGTTACTGAATTTTTCAACTTTAAACATCAAGAAATCCGTCGAAAGGATGAAGACATCCTGAAGATATTTTTTATTCAAGCAAAAGAAATAATATTACTGGGATTAACACATCTGTCTACAATTTCAAGTAATTGAGTGGGGGAATTTTCAATTGTATCTATATAAATAGAGCCACTGGTACCCTCAGTTTGTAAATCCAGAAGCAAAGTACTGAAATACCCAGCTTGATACAGTAATCTTTCTAGCATTCTTAGAACTCTCTATATAACATTTTGCGAATGCTTCTGCTGAGGATACTAATGTTAGCTAGTGCCGCTTCGCAGAAATAACTCATCAGTTGACAGTAAGGAAACTCTCGGAGCGCACTTCTACTGCAATTCTGAGAACTGATGGGAAACTTTCGCCGCTCTGCACTCTCTGAAAAAGGGCGTATATAAGTAGCAGTATCACTAGCGATTAAGGGTTGGAAAGCCTTTGGTTTTATTACAGCTTTTGTTGATGACTACGACTGTAATCTCGCCTCTATTCAATCTATTTGAATTAACTAGAATCGGCAATCAATTTAATATAGCTTAATCATTGTGTTAGGATTCAGCCATAGAAAAATAGCCAACTTGATAGAAATTCCACACGGACTGATGCTCTCGATACGGAGTTAATTTTTCAGGGGTATAGGTTTTCCAATTCCCCCTTTCCTAGAGATTTTTTTTATTGTTACTGTTGATACAAATTCCGGCAAATATGCAAGCGGAGAGTGAGATTGAGCTGGAGGAAGCCTCACCTGGAAAGGGCGGGTTCTAATGTCGTCTTTTCAACACATCCGTTCACAATTTGGAGTAACTGACTGGGTTCAACGGGCTTGGTTAAATAATGAGTGGCACCCGCAAATTGACCTCGGAGTTTATCAGAGAATTTATCTCTGGCTGTCAGCATAATAATGGGCAAATTTTTAAATTTGCTAATGCTGCGTACTGTGCGGCAAAATTCTAAGCCATCAATATCTGGCATTGTCACATCTAGCAACAGCAGCGCAATCGGATTGGTATTGATTACCTTGAGGGCATCTACGGCATTACTTGCCAACAACACTTGATAGCGATCGCTCAAAGCTCGCTTAATTGTGGTTTGCACAATCAGAGAGTCATCAACACTCAGAACAATTGGACGTGTTTTTTGGCTGGCAGCAACTTCTTGGGTTGCAGGTGCATCTCCGTTGAAGCTAATCCACCC contains:
- a CDS encoding response regulator; translated protein: MTTSKKVVLVEDSPVALEILQRLLNSSPDVDVVGTARDGIEGLEVINRTQPDVICTDFLMENMDGLELTQRVMAEDPRPILVISNFVQKKDVDNVFRLLQAGAADVFPKPSTDSPTDYEQLKSALVTKIKVLSSMKVTAKRPGQSMSAKPMTSGGYSGNQPLMTNVSSRVKAIAIGASTGALPAIQKIVCQLPANFPLPIICTVHVSTGVLSGLVNWLSSECPLKVKIAEVGETPAPGTVYFAPEKNDLELDAWGKFIYTDCPETNKHCPSITATFKSIARVYGKATAAVLLTGLGRDGAEGLQAIAQAGGITVAQDEKAGGSFGMVKEAMSLNAVQQVMTIDKIAPFLLKTVSG
- a CDS encoding hybrid sensor histidine kinase/response regulator; this encodes MMIEDEELRTLYKEASADHIQKIEAGLLHLEKNPLDQAKLELLLRETHSLKGDSRMLGVKDVETLTHQLEDILGAVKRSERVFTPQTFECLYLGLDAIRKIAHEAITGQSAGISVFHVLAQLMGADSSDELPETQETVAESNGAASAQSMGEPPLTFQDAVQTKEPVEPTAEGLAQVSNYQIDTIRVESQKLDKLLTQASELVVTKGQMGDRLAEIDQILAQWAEWNREAFVSRLTFDELERRLQTSELQPLQNFYNLVESRLEQLGVVLNRLRSTTYEDNAKLETVANELESGIHALRLLPFSTIFNLFPRTVRDLAKQQGKEVNLVLEGGDNSVDKRILEEMKDPLLHLLRNAIDHGIETPQERQSLGKPTTATIRLRGYQVGSTVSIEVIDDGRGLDVEAIKRAAISRNVRSRQELAQMSTAEIQALIFAPGFSTRTAVTEISGRGVGLDVVRANVDRLKGNIQVEFTPNKGCLFRITMNSSLSTTDALIVRVSEHPYAIPVGFVEAMQLVSPQEVFAREGSQTLPFQGESVTVTWLADLLGLPVKTPTSTKALRAASKTIPCIILRIGSERLALLVDVILEQQNIVLKPHSQLLKRIRNISGATILGTGEVCMVINPPDLFKSARKAIASVTVKELTEQAQVKPKILLVEDSIPIRTQMKRILEGAGYAVTAAVDGEDGFNKLRVGSFHAVVSDVQMPNLDGLELTAKIRQFQEYKDLPVILVTTLASSEDKRQGQQAGANAYITKGDFDQGVLLDTLRTLI
- a CDS encoding methyl-accepting chemotaxis protein, with translation MTQVMPFVQQQVMPEKEKKQRRMTVAQIVPIGFGALLAIVGISTTITEISKANLKETQATVEQGFKVKELLRLVEKDLVDAETGQRGYLVTGVSNYLEPYDSGRKSSQEHITTLKKTIVDPNQRQRADKIEPLVQQKLAELQETITLKKAGKDKEAVTLVLSNKGKQIMDDIRAKLAEMSQEQDKIVEQRQKASEQVQQVSSMIAWGGLIVGIGAGLFVSYYVANYITRLIIGPITDAAKAVASSSAGIADTVDKQERSVLDQTHSVHETTTIIEELGGYALQSAGQADGAAGGAQQALLLAEGGTQTVGRTIEGITGLRDQVTAIANQIIRLSEQTGQISSVSDLVADLANQTNMLALNAGVEAARAGEHGKGFAVVAGEIRKLADQSKKSADRINSLVHEVQAAINSTVMVTDEGTKKATAGIELAEETGEVFAGIADSINQVFVNTQQIAQSAKHQAVTVQQVVAAMNVINLGAKETATGIVQVKDATKDLNKAAQNLEAVV
- a CDS encoding chemotaxis protein CheW, which gives rise to METKQYLIFRLHDVQYGIEAELVHEILSLPELIPLTEASNNIIGMLNLRGQIVPIMHLDLLQEPSLKECKISDYLIMGQWEELQFGLVAHQTHELLEIDAELIQKQPPEGILNNINAPGIAGFATVNEEQILLLEPKTLMPQPDTILPLIWDAQSQLDLMTESLTSDVEKQLEPDGAQQAEEFLTPKNYLSFYDLYCPRATPQERETFRARAENLKPQIESSTLTNELTTLAVINLGDEYFGLDLELIREFTDIGNLTPIPCCPNHIIGNMNLRGEIITLVDIRNVLNLPTAPVRVGSPTVVVEVNDIVAGLPVDQVLEMAYLNSADITPLSGILPDLAEQYMRGSAFFQEKKLKVLDLPKIFTQGGLVVNEEA
- a CDS encoding response regulator, with the translated sequence MAWAVSGWISFNGDAPATQEVAASQKTRPIVLSVDDSLIVQTTIKRALSDRYQVLLASNAVDALKVINTNPIALLLLDVTMPDIDGLEFCRTVRSISKFKNLPIIMLTARDKFSDKLRGQFAGATHYLTKPVEPSQLLQIVNGCVEKTTLEPALSR